A DNA window from Fragaria vesca subsp. vesca linkage group LG3, FraVesHawaii_1.0, whole genome shotgun sequence contains the following coding sequences:
- the LOC101310202 gene encoding protein translation factor SUI1 homolog isoform 2, translating to MVELDVVITTAFDPFAEARDADAPGAKEYVHIRVQQRNGKKCLTTVQGLKKDFSYEKILKDLKKEFCCNGNVVQDKELGKIIQLQGDQRKNVLQFLIQARIVKKEQIKIHGF from the coding sequence ATGGTTGAATTAGACGTTGTGATCACAACTGCTTTTGATCCATTTGCGGAAGCGAGAGACGCAGATGCACCGGGGGCCAAGGAGTATGTGCATATCCGCGTGCAGCAAAGGAATGGGAAGAAGTGCCTGACGACAGTTCAGGGGCTGAAGAAAGACTTCAGCTACGAGAAGATACTCAAGGACCTCAAGAAAGAGTTCTGCTGCAACGGCAATGTGGTTCAGGACAAAGAGCTCGGCAAGATAATCCAGCTCCAAGGCGATCAGCGCAAGAACGTCCTCCAGTTTCTTATTCAGGCAAGGATTGTTAAGAAGGAGCAGATCAAGATTCATGGTTTTTGA
- the LOC101310202 gene encoding protein translation factor SUI1 homolog isoform 1: MCFCGIFQLPLYVYVKRSFKQSTYMVELDVVITTAFDPFAEARDADAPGAKEYVHIRVQQRNGKKCLTTVQGLKKDFSYEKILKDLKKEFCCNGNVVQDKELGKIIQLQGDQRKNVLQFLIQARIVKKEQIKIHGF; this comes from the coding sequence ATGTGTTTTTGTGGCATTTTTCAGCTTCCTTTGTACGTGTACGTCAAGAGATCTTTCAAGCAAAGCACATATATGGTTGAATTAGACGTTGTGATCACAACTGCTTTTGATCCATTTGCGGAAGCGAGAGACGCAGATGCACCGGGGGCCAAGGAGTATGTGCATATCCGCGTGCAGCAAAGGAATGGGAAGAAGTGCCTGACGACAGTTCAGGGGCTGAAGAAAGACTTCAGCTACGAGAAGATACTCAAGGACCTCAAGAAAGAGTTCTGCTGCAACGGCAATGTGGTTCAGGACAAAGAGCTCGGCAAGATAATCCAGCTCCAAGGCGATCAGCGCAAGAACGTCCTCCAGTTTCTTATTCAGGCAAGGATTGTTAAGAAGGAGCAGATCAAGATTCATGGTTTTTGA
- the LOC101299460 gene encoding TMV resistance protein N-like, which yields MEPPHLNYERLFRSHIQEASNMAGRTNQAPYSSSSPSSSVPISYKHDVFLNFRGEDTRSNFTGHLYTALRNKGIKTFIDDGLKRGEEISRALSKAINESRMSVIVFSESYAESPWCLDELVEILGCRESKRQMVRPVFYKVKPSDVRHLKGTFGKALAQHELYFEHDIMIVRRWGAALSEAANLSGWPFKDQNESRFIKRIVKEIADQLSNSKLSLDEIRDPLVVTATEVIPRPPPNIVLKETWSRPAEGYLKINYDGAYTVRKGGLGVVARDTKGRFVAAKCRLVNVESEDDVVAMAALEALCLAKELGWPRVCFEGDSVRVVNALQTSTASDDSDTSSFSSSSSSSSSSFGQIISEIQYMSRSFQQSTFSVIHQKANAIAENLATHGLSNPEDKHWLAKPPTFLEYSLRIEKSTSSYC from the exons ATGGAACCGCCACACCTCAATTATGAGAGGCTGTTTCGTTCTCACATCCAAGAAGCTAGCAATATGGCCGGTAGAACCAATCAAGCACCCTACTCTTCTTCATCACCTTCTTCTTCAGTCCCCATTTCATACAAACACGACGTGTTTCTCAATTTCAGAGGTGAAGATACACGCTCTAACTTTACCGGCCATCTTTACACAGCTTTGCGCAACAAAGGAATCAAGACCTTCATAGATGACGGGCTCAAAAGAGGAGAAGAAATATCTCGAGCACTTTCAAAAGCAATCAATGAGTCAAGGATGTCTGTCATCGTGTTCTCTGAAAGCTATGCAGAATCACCATGGTGTTTGGACGAACTTGTTGAGATCCTTGGATGTAGAGAATCAAAACGACAGATGGTTAGGCCAGTGTTTTACAAAGTGAAGCCCTCTGATGTACGACACCTTAAAGGTACTTTTGGTAAGGCACTTGCTCAACATGAACTCTATTTTGAGCATGATATTATGATTGTGCGCAGATGGGGTGCAGCTCTTTCTGAAGCTGCCAATTTGTCCGGCTGGCCTTTCAAGGATCA GAATGAATCTCGGTTCATCAAACGCATCGTTAAAGAGATCGCAGATCAACTATCAAACTCCAAGTTATCCCTGGATGAAATCAGGGATCCACTTGTGGTAACAGCTACAGAGGTTATTCCAAGACCACCACCTAATATCGTGCTGAAAGAAACTTGGTCCCGTCCAGCTGAGGGTTATCTGAAGATAAATTATGATGGTGCCTATACTGTGAGGAAGGGAGGTTTAGGTGTGGTTGCTCGGGATACAAAGGGACGTTTTGTGGCAGCAAAGTGCAGGTTGGTTAATGTCGAATCGGAGGACGACGTGGTGGCAATGGCAGCACTGGAGGCTCTGTGTCTAGCAAAGGAACTTGGTTGGCCGCGAGTTTGTTTCGAGGGTGACTCTGTACGTGTTGTTAATGCTCTGCAAACTTCTACAGCTTCTGATGATTCTGACACTTCCTCATTCTCCTCCTCCTCTTCTTCTTCCTCCTCCTCGTTCGGTCAGATCATTAGTGAGATTCAATATATGTCACGCAGCTTTCAGCAGTCTACATTTTCTGTTATTCACCAGAAGGCTAATGCTATTGCTGAGAATCTTGCTACACATGGTTTATCAAATCCCGAAGACAAACATTGGCTTGCTAAGCCCCCGACTTTTCTCGAGTACTCTTTGCGTATAGAAAAGTCTACTTCTTCTTATTGCTGA
- the LOC101310875 gene encoding uncharacterized protein At3g23325-like, whose amino-acid sequence MQASDRFNINSQLEHLQAKYVGTGHADLHRYEWAVNIQRDSYASYVGHYPILSYFALAENESIGRERYNFMQRMLLPCGPPPEREDD is encoded by the exons ATGCAG GCCAGCGATAGGTTCAACATCAATTCCCAGCTCGAACACCTTCAAGCCAAGTACGTCGGAACAGGGCATGCCGACTTGCACAGATATGAGTGGGCCGTGAATATTCAGCGTGATAGCTATGCCTCCTATGTTGGTCATTATCCCATTCTTTCCTATTTTGCTCTTGCTGAGAATGAATCGATTGGGAGGGAACGCTACAACTTTATGCAG AGAATGCTTTTGCCCTGCGGTCCTCCCCCAGAAAGAGAAGATGATTGA
- the LOC101309915 gene encoding calcium-dependent protein kinase 9-like: MGKCLSKSREPEPQHNGYRSGGGAGAHYQKPHEPVVHQPKASAQQHHQIPEKRGMAAHQEPQPAWKPSVPARHPKPVHRPDTILGKPYEDVKLHYTLGKELGRGQFGVTYLCTENSTGMKYACKSISKRKLVTKNDKEDIKREIQILQHLSGQPNIVEFKGSYEDKQSVHVCMELCAGGELFDRIIAKGHYSERAASAICRSIVSVVHICHFMGVMHRDLKPENFLLSSKDENALLKATDFGLSVFIEEGKVYRDIVGSAYYVAPEVLRRRYGKEIDIWSAGVILYILLSGVPPFWAETEKGIFDAILEGEIDFESAPWPSISHSAKDLVRRMLTQDPKKRITSAQVLEHPWIKEEASDKPIDSAVLSRMKQFRAMNKLKKLALKVIAENLSEEEIHGLKAMFANMDTDKSGTITYDELKSGLARLGSKLTEAEVKQLMEAADVDGNGGIDYIEFITATMHRHKLERDEHLYKAFQYFDTDNSGFITRDELEKAMKEYGMGDEATIRDIISEVDTDNDGRINYEEFCTMMRSGTQQQGKLF, encoded by the exons ATGGGCAAGTGTCTAAGCAAAAGCAGAGAGCCAGAGCCACAGCATAATGGGTACAGATCAGGTGGAGGAGCTGGAGCACATTACCAAAAACCCCATGAGCCAGTTGTTCACCAACCCAAAGCCTCTGCTCAGCAACACCATCAGATACCAGAGAAGCGTGGCATGGCTGCCCATCAAGAACCCCAACCAGCTTGGAAGCCATCTGTCCCAGCCAGACACCCCAAACCAGTTCACAGGCCAGATACCATTCTGGGGAAGCCATATGAGGATGTGAAGCTTCACTACACCTTGGGAAAGGAGTTGGGTAGAGGGCAATTTGGGGTTACTTATCTTTGTACTGAGAATTCAACTGGGATGAAATATGCTTGTAAGTCAATCTCAAAGAGGAAGCTGGTGACCAAAAATGACAAGGAGGATATAAAGAGGGAGATTCAGATTCTGCAGCATTTGAGTGGGCAGCCAAACATTGTGGAGTTCAAGGGGTCCTATGAGGATAAGCAGTCTGTGCATGTTTGTATGGAGCTTTGTGCTGGTGGGGAGCTTTTTGATAGGATTATTGCAAAGGGTCATTATAGTGAGAGAGCAGCTTCTGCAATATGCAGGTCAATTGTGAGTGTTGTGCATATCTGTCATTTCATGGGTGTGATGCATAGAGACCTCAAGCCTGAGAATTTCTTGCTGTCTAGCAAGGATGAGAATGCCCTTCTCAAGGCTACTGACTTCGGGTTGTCAGTGTTCATCGAAGAAG GAAAGGTGTATCGTGATATAGTTGGGAGTGCTTACTATGTTGCTCCTGAAGTACTGCGGCGCAGATATGGCAAGGAAATAGATATCTGGAGTGCAGGAGTTATTCTGTATATTTTACTAAGTGGAGTACCTCCATTTTGGGCTG AAACTGAGAAGGGAATATTTGATGCTATATTGGAGGGAGAGATTGACTTTGAGAGTGCACCATGGCCATCAATATCACACAGTGCTAAGGACCTGGTCCGGAGGATGCTGACACAAGACCCTAAAAAGCGCATTACTTCAGCTCAGGTTCTAG AGCACCCATGGATCAAGGAAGAAGCATCAGACAAACCCATAGATAGCGCAGTGCTTTCTAGAATGAAGCAGTTTAGAGCAATGAACAAACTTAAAAAACTTGCATTGAAG GTTATTGCTGAGAATCTTTCTGAAGAAGAAATCCATGGGCTTAAGGCAATGTTTGCAAACATGGATACTGACAAGAGTGGAACCATCACTTATGATGAACTGAAGTCAGGATTGGCTCGACTTGGCTCTAAGCTGACTGAGGCTGAAGTCAAGCAGCTAATGGAAGCT GCTGATGTGGATGGCAATGGAGGAATTGATTACATTGAATTCATTACTGCTACAATGCATAGACACAAGCTAGAGAGGGACGAACATCTTTACAAAGCCTTTCAATATTTTGACACAGACAACAGCGG GTTTATTACTAGAGATGAGCTAGAAAAAGCTATGAAAGAGTATGGAATGGGTGACGAAGCCACAATTCGGGATATTATATCTGAAGTAGATACAGATAAT GATGGTAGGATCAACTACGAGGAGTTCTGCACAATGATGAGAAGTGGAACCCAACAGCAGGGCAAGCTATTTTAA
- the LOC101299752 gene encoding uncharacterized protein LOC101299752: MLKRLQLHEQCRLHDLSQVIDHLARHCFAPDDSLVSKSTYYNLQLAREEMCRERLRYLESMAIYSEAIAMVEDYNQGWGNPPQLYETLEHLMIIAEATQKLRLPLLSKDGDIHEEEIESIMSQCSFDSPGTSFTTGSSSNSPTYSGVNSKFSTTNSNLSLSATPVEEPGLGGLPNCFLGITPAYLWKTQFQQIPFDMDLAEYQLCLSDEIEARLKAKCDKLADAFVMDDIDWSSSGQRNASDELEERVRLITEDLEGKEAALKEDLYSADRRFTEYYNVLEQILGVLIKLVRNLKLQHQHKYDELQKGFLCKRCETIDAKLRSLEYVLQHATYSKDSVPALHKIRKYLVEATKEASITHDKAVTRLREYQSVDADFNKIARQYHDIVQKLENMQWTIQQVEMDLKRPPK, translated from the exons ATGTTGAAGAGACTGCAATTACATGAACAGTGCCGGTTACATGATTTGAGCCAAGTCATTGATCACCTGGCACGCCACTGCTTCGCTCCCGATGATTCTCTCGTCTCCAAATCCACTTACTACAACCTCCAACTC GCTAGGGAGGAAATGTGCAGGGAAAGATTACGTTACCTGGAATCCATG GCAATTTATAGCGAGGCAATTGCAATGGTGGAAGACTACAACCAAGGCTGGGGGAACCCTCCTCAG CTGTATGAGACACTTGAGCATCTTATGATCATTGCGGAAGCCACTCAGAAGTTGAGGTTGCCTCTGCTATCTAAAGATGGTGATATACATGAGGAAGAAATTGAAAGTATAATGTCACAATGTTCCTTCGATAGTCCTGGTACCAGTTTTACAACCGGATCAAGTTCTAACTCTCCAACTTATAGTGGTGTAAATAGCAAATTTAGTACAACAAACAGCAATCTTTCTCTCAGTGCTACTCCAGTTGAGGAACCTGGACTTGGAGGCCTTCCCAATTGCTTTCTTGGAATTACACCTGCATATTTATGGAAAACACAGTTCCAACAAATCCCTTTTGACATG GATCTAGCAGAATACCAGCTGTGTCTTTCCGATGAGATTGAGGCTCGTTTGAAGGCTAAATGTGATAAGTTAGCTGATGCTTTTGTAATGGATGACATAG ACTGGTCATCATCAGGACAAAGAAATGCAAGTGATGAGTTAGAAGAAAG GGTAAGGTTGATAACTGAGGATCTGGAAGGGAAGGAAGCAGCTTTGAAGGAAGATCTGTATTCAGCAGATAGAAGATTTACTGAATACTACAAT GTCTTGGAGCAGATATTGGGAGTTCTTATAAAGCTGGTCAGAAATTTGAAGTTGCAACATCAACACAAATAT GATGAACTGCAAAAGGGATTCTTGTGCAAAAGGTGCGAGACCATAGATGCAAAATTAAG GAGCCTGGAGTATGTTCTCCAGCACGCCACTTATTCCAAGGATTCAGTCCCTGCCCTGCATAAAATAAG GAAATACCTTGTTGAAGCTACAAAAGAAGCTTCAATCACACATGATAAAGCG GTCACTCGCCTTCGTGAGTATCAGAGTGTTGATGCCGACTTCAATAAAATTGCAAGGCAGTACCATGATATTGTACAG AAGTTGGAAAATATGCAATGGACGATCCAGCAAGTTGAAATGGACCTCAAACGCCCCCCAAAATGA